The DNA sequence TTGCCAAATTATCGCTTCCGCTTCCGTTGGACATTCTGATATATGGCTGCCTTAATTATATTCCGTTTCTTAATTAGGTTATAGAAATGGTCGTGAAATCTTGCAGCCGTTCGTACCGGTCGTAGGAGCATTCTAGAAAGGTTAAGCAGTGTACGCACAACAGCCCGCCAGTTTGTAGTATTGTTCACTCATAGCTTCATAACTCATATATTTTTATTGTCTAAATGGTACACCGGCAGCACTCACAGATTATACAACAGATAATAGTACCGTTTAAAAAAGGCACTTGTGAAAATTTCAGACCACTAACTTTTTCGAGTGCCACAAGCGCCGTTGGGTGGCTGTAAAAGCAGACAACTAAATATGCAGGAGGAGATTTTGTGCGTACGAAAGTCTAAAGCTGCATGAATGCATATAACACAAAGCAATAGAAGCGCTCCGTGTCTACATTTATCTTCGAGGCAGACTGTCTTGCAGATCTGCAAGAACGTACGCAACGCCAGCCCACAGGGCAGTGCAGAGGTCTAGAATGATCGGGTCGTGAACAGTCATGGTGTCCCCATCCGTGTGGTGGAAATAGAAGTATTTCCCATTGTCCGCCGTAAGTGACGCGACCGGAAATCCTGCCGAGATCCACTGCTCGAGGTCCGGTGCGTCTGCTCCATTCCTCAGTTGGGTAGCATTTATGTCGCTGAAGAGACTGAGCACTTCCGCAATCACACATTTTGCCCGTTCACTGTGTCCGCTGAATCCGAGCCCCATCGGCTTGAAGGTTCCCATATCGGACTCCATGGCGATGTTCACGCGTTCAATCTTTTCGTCCCCGTGATCCTTGAAGTACTGCGCAGCACCTATGGAGCCCATCTCTTCGGCTGTCCACAAGATAGAGCGGACAGTGCGACGTGGCCGCAACCCGAGCTGGCGGAGCACGTCCAATGCCCGCCAAGAAATGAACGCACCTCCGCCGTCGTCCATGGCGCCTTGACCAACGTCCCAGGAGTCGATGTGGCCACTAACGATGACGACCTGCGTTTCAAGATGCTAATTCAAATACGCTAAAATTTGCAAATATTATGCCGCGCTTGAGTGGATGCGTTATTATATTACAACAATGTCATTCGAATGGGAAACTAGCCGGAACTTCTCAGGACACCTTATTGAAATATCATTACCTGATTTTGATAATGTGGGAGTCAAATACCGGGACAACGACTTTGCTGGCATCGTATTACGAAGAGCGTAGAGCAAACGCGGAGGACAACGCGCTATTTATCTGCTATTACACTAATGTCGGTACTGGGGAGCTCTTAATGAATGCTTTTCTGGTTTATTTCTTTGCCAAGGGCTGCGAATAAATTGCAGCTTTAAAATAGAGTTTTGACACACTGCGTTTTGAGGTCTGTAGGTTACATAGCGCTTCCAATAGGGCCCACTCTAAAAGCCTAGAGAACTCAATGAACTTCTTCGGTAAGCACAGTTGGCCAAGAAAATTTACTGGACGTGAGTTCCACGACAAATGTGAATTGAGGTGCTCATGTGACGCGGCGCTTCTTATTTATTTAATCACCGTGTGTAGAACAAAGGCTACTGCAGCATTGAAAGTCCAAAATCGAGGCTATATGCCCAGGCTTTGCAGATGTCCAGTTTTTTCGCAAACTCTGTGTCCAGCAAAATCTTG is a window from the Dermacentor variabilis isolate Ectoservices chromosome 3, ASM5094787v1, whole genome shotgun sequence genome containing:
- the LOC142574383 gene encoding carboxypeptidase Q-like, whose amino-acid sequence is MVKLLKRRRLDNVHTEPVRVPHWVRGSEEAWMMSPQLKKLPVLGLGYSAPTPRRGITAPVLVVDSFEELRKNRQKVVGKILVFNQKFVSYSASARYRKQGPAEAAKAGAVAVLVRSVTPLSIASPHTGFTQFTEKSNRVPAASITVEDAELLKRLQNRGITPVVKLVMRNKDLPAVISRNTVADITGREKPREVVIVSGHIDSWDVGQGAMDDGGGAFISWRALDVLRQLGLRPRRTVRSILWTAEEMGSIGAAQYFKDHGDEKIERVNIAMESDMGTFKPMGLGFSGHSERAKCVIAEVLSLFSDINATQLRNGADAPDLEQWISAGFPVASLTADNGKYFYFHHTDGDTMTVHDPIILDLCTALWAGVAYVLADLQDSLPRR